GCTTGGTGTCTGTTTTCTGCACCCTGTTCTAAATTGGAGTTTTGGGAGTGGGGAGTGTGTTGGGGGCTGGGAGCCAACATCCCAACAGGGGGTGAGGGCCAGTGGGGAGCTCATCTGACTGTGGCTGGAGCAGTGGGGGAAGGGGACGCAGCCGGCgggaaggagggcaggagccTGCAGGGGAGCAGAGTGGAGACCTCACTGGGAGGGGCCAGGGAAGACTGTTGGCCTCCATCCCGGGTGGGAGCTGACGTGGAcacagaagacagagaaagcTGCTCCTTGTGAGGCTGAGGTTTCCAGGAGCTCATTGTAGAGACACCTGGGGAGCTGCCAGCACCTGCAAGGGCCAGTGCGGCAGTGGAGGACACGTGCTCATGGCTTAAGAGCTGGGTGTGTCCCAAAACCCAAGGAGAGGAAGGCACAGCCCTGGGTcggggaggggggggcgggggcgcggggggcggtATCCATGCTCACTGTCTCTTTGGTTGGGAAAGTGCGACAGACACCCCCGAGGGGACTCTAACCCAGTGATGGGTGTGCTGAGTCAAAGATGGTGGTCCCCTGTGTCCGTGGACTTTGGAAGGCTCTGCTGGGATCTGGTCAGTGTTCTGCAGTTGCTGGGTCAGCAGCCTCGGTCTCGGGCGTCCCTCGCACGCCCTCAGCGTTGACTGTGTAGGAGCAGGACGAGGGGGGCAGGTGAGGGGCGAAGATCACCCTGAGAGTGCGAGCAGGGTGGCTGGGCGGGGTGAGGACGGCCTCCGTGGGGTGGTGCCGATCGGCCATCAGCCTCATTAAGAGCTGGTTGGACCAGGTTATTCCAAGGGCTGGAGAAGTCCGCTCATCCCAGAGCCTGAGACAGAAAACAGGCACAGCCTTACTTACAAAACCAGTGGCAGGACACGCTGCCTGTGCCACCCTCCTACTCACCGGCAGGACTTGCTCACCCCGGTGGCCCTGGTGCCTCGCCCCGCTCCTCCACAGTCTCCGTCACCTGAAACATCCACATCAGTCAGGGTCAGCTGCAGCAAGGACCCACTGCCACCTGCCTCCAACTCGACGGGCTCTGCCCTCCCCAAGGCTCTTCCCTAAAATATGGGCTCACTGAGCACACCCACGtctggggtggggcggggagggctGGCCCACCTGGTTGACGCACAGCACTGGGCTCTGGAAGGTGCAGCTCAGCTGGCGCAGTGCAGCCCCCAGGGCCTGTAGACACCTGGCCCTGGGGGCCGAAGCTGGGCCGTCAAATTCACAGCGGAATGGGGCTGCCACAGAGTCGATGACCACCAGGCGCGCCATCCCCCGAGACAGCAGCACAGGCAACTTCTTACTCACACACTCCAGCAGggtgtcctggaagccaagggAAGGTGGCTGTCACCATCACACCACCTGTATCTCCCCTCTGCCCAGTGCTGAGGGATGCTCCCCCCAACCCCATGTCCTGCCCATCTTACTTACCAAGTCGTCCTGTTGGGTCTGACCCCCAACCCCTCAGGGCCATCACAGTGAGCCCCTCTCCTTCAGTGACCCCACATTGGGTGCCGACCACCTGGACCCAGCCGCAGTGCCAAGGCTGACCTGTCACCACCATGGGAACCAGGCTACCCTAGTCAGGAGGGTCTGggggcagccctgagccctgccAACCCCACCCAGAGGAGGGACACAGTGGGGTGAGGGGGGCTCCAAGTCTTTCCTGCACCCAGCTTTGCCCTGAATGTGAAGACCCCTGGGCCCGGGTGGGGGCTGCAGATGCAGGGGCCCTCTCGGCCAGCCCTGCCCATCCTCCAAGGCCTTAGCCCTATAGTCAGCAGCACTGGCCTGGCCAGGAGGTGGAAATGGCCAGGGTCCTCAGGGTGGGGCAGGGTGTCCTCAGGCCCTGGTGCCAGGTAGCCAAACATGGGCCGTCCCATCCAGAACTCTGTAAGAGCTGTTCAGTGTCTGGTTTGTCACCCTGGAATGAAACTCAGTTCTGTGCTTAAATCTCCAGGGTGTCTCCAGTAGAGCCTCTTTTTGTGGAAAATGACGGCAGCAGTAGCGGCCTAGAAGATGCTAACATGAACGTGAGTTCCACACCCCTTTCTGGCACCAGAGGCAGCGCTGGGGCACCTGGGGATCAGGCAGGTGATGGCTGTGCCCGCTTGCTGCAGGGCCAGGATTCTGCAGTGCCTAGTTTCGAGACCCTGTCCCCCAGGAGCTGGAAGCGGGAACTGGGGCTCCGAGGCCCCACCTGTGCAGAAGCCACAGGCCCAGGCCCGCACCGTTGGCCTCTCGCCCTGCAGTACCCCTACGCCCCCAGGCTCTAGGCAGACACCAGGCGACAGCGTGGAGGCCGCCTCCCCCCAGAGCTGCTCCAGAACAAAACTTAGAaacgccaccaccaccaccgagTCTTGGTGATCAGGCCCTGACCGACTGCCTTCTCTTGCAGTGAAGCTGTACCTGGCCCTGGAAGACCCAGGACAATGCTGCTTGTGTGTGGCAAGAGCCGGCCCTGTGACAGCCAGGGGACAGCTGCTGAGGCTGGAGGGCCCTGGAGCTGGGAGCCGCCAGCACTAACCTCGTCTTCCCCGGGCCCACCACTGTGGAGCCCACTGTCGTACTAACAACCCCACTGCTGGTCAGGATGCGTCGCTCAGCAATGGCAGCGCTCAGCCCCTGAAGGATGGCAGGGCAGATGCAGAACCCCTCCCGGCCACCGCTCCACGGAGACCACGGGGCTGTCTGCCTCCTGAACCTGCACTGAAAGACCTCCGGCTGCCCGGGCCTGGTGTGCTGTTGCTCATCGTGTTATTTCTCTGCGCTGTGTGataatgtattttattgtaaatttttaaaaaattaaaacatttataagCCTTATCCTTGACTTGAAATTCTTTCCATAACAATTCTTAAATGGGAGAAAGGCCCACCCAGGAGCTAAGGCTCGGCCCAGCTGCAGCCGACGTGAGGGGCTCTCCCGGGACCAGGCCGCAGGGAGAAGCCGCAGCCCCGTGCGAGGCCTCGTCAGTTCTTTCTGGTGTATTGGTTTATGCTGACTCACCACATCTCCTTTGAATCCTTTCCATTCCTCACTGATTCCTCCACCAAACGATGATCTAAGTTGACAGGCTGACCAGGCCATGGCCCGCTGACCcgccctcctgccctctccctgaGGTTTATCTGTCCACAGGGAGGGAGCCTGTGACTCAGTGATGGTTCCAGAGGTGGTGTTGCCCCAGTGGCACAGCCAGGTGGCGGTCACCGATCTGAGAGGGCTGGGTGCCTGCTAGGCCCTGGCCAGGTTCGGGGGGGCCCCTGTGCTCTGACAAGGGGGCTTTCCCCTCCATCAGAGGCAGAAGTAAAAACCTAATACAGCCTCCTCTCACTGGGACAGCCAGCCTGGACATCAGGCCCTGTCCTCTGGGCAGCAGTCACCTCAGGGTGGCCAGGTGAGCAGGAGGTGCTCGCCCCAGGTGCAGCCTTTTCAAGGGGACTGAGGGGCCCCCCGTCCCCACTCTTTCAGGTAAGGACTCGTGCTGTCTATGTGAACGGGGCACACTCCAGAAGGCACCACGCTGCCAAATGACAGGGTGTCGTGTGTGCGGCCCACCTGCTGGCCCACCTTGCCGACTGCCCCGCAGAGCTGGGCTGGAGAGACAGGCGGGACACTCACCACGTCAGCCGCGTGCTCAATGAAGATCTGGTTGCCAAATCTTATCTTCCTGACCACCTCTTCCGGGACATCTCTCCGCAGGTGCTGCTGCTGCGAGATGAGCTGCTGCAGACGCTTGTTCGGGAAGACGTCCTCGGTGCACACGTAGACAGCCCCTGGGAAGCAGAGTGCCGCAGGTCCGACAGGAAAGGGGCCTGTGGCCGCCACACAACCCCAGGCAAATGCCTCccctcattttgtttttgtttctttttttggtgaggaagattgttgctgagctaacacctgtgccgaTCTTCGTTTATTTTATGTGGgctgcctccacagtgtggctcgatgagtggtgctaggtccgcgccagggatctgaacttgtgaaccctgggccactgaagtggagtacacgaactcaaccactacgccacttggctggcccctcCCCTCATTTTTAATACTGCCCCTTGCAGGTTCTTCCCCTCTGACCATAGGAGGGCGGCAGGCCAGTGCTGGTCTTCCACTGCAGCCATTTCACCTACAGTACGTCACCCTGTGGGTCTGTTGCCCACACTGTCACAAGTGGAAGTACCAGGGCCAACAGGCTTTTGGAAGTGCCCCCTCCCACAGACACAGGGAGATGCCCCTTAAAGGCTCCACTGGGCAGATGTTCCTTGATTCCACTGTCAA
The nucleotide sequence above comes from Equus asinus isolate D_3611 breed Donkey chromosome 7, EquAss-T2T_v2, whole genome shotgun sequence. Encoded proteins:
- the XRCC3 gene encoding DNA repair protein XRCC3 isoform X1, which codes for MDLDQLDLNPRIIAAVKKAKLKSVKEVLHFSGPDLQRLTSLSGPDVQHLLRAAATHLQGSSVLTALHLHQQKEKFPAQHQRLSLGCPVLDRLLRGGLPLDGITELAGRSSAGKTQLALQLCLAVQFPRQHGGLEAGAVYVCTEDVFPNKRLQQLISQQQHLRRDVPEEVVRKIRFGNQIFIEHAADVDTLLECVSKKLPVLLSRGMARLVVIDSVAAPFRCEFDGPASAPRARCLQALGAALRQLSCTFQSPVLCVNQVTETVEERGEAPGPPGLWDERTSPALGITWSNQLLMRLMADRHHPTEAVLTPPSHPARTLRVIFAPHLPPSSCSYTVNAEGVRGTPETEAADPATAEH
- the XRCC3 gene encoding DNA repair protein XRCC3 isoform X2, translated to MDLDQLDLNPRIIAAVKKDLQRLTSLSGPDVQHLLRAAATHLQGSSVLTALHLHQQKEKFPAQHQRLSLGCPVLDRLLRGGLPLDGITELAGRSSAGKTQLALQLCLAVQFPRQHGGLEAGAVYVCTEDVFPNKRLQQLISQQQHLRRDVPEEVVRKIRFGNQIFIEHAADVDTLLECVSKKLPVLLSRGMARLVVIDSVAAPFRCEFDGPASAPRARCLQALGAALRQLSCTFQSPVLCVNQVTETVEERGEAPGPPGLWDERTSPALGITWSNQLLMRLMADRHHPTEAVLTPPSHPARTLRVIFAPHLPPSSCSYTVNAEGVRGTPETEAADPATAEH